One Chordicoccus furentiruminis DNA window includes the following coding sequences:
- a CDS encoding M20 family metallo-hydrolase has translation MNTALNTAEVPMAVRDGGEGRLRICMERFMADFNAMASFGRNQNGGIDRSFASPEDRRVRQWILGRWRAMGLEVSVDPIANLWGRLEGEENLPPIVIGSHHDAVPDGGRYDGAMGVMMATEAARTLIENGVRLRHPLCLISFTAEEPNTFNLSTLGSKVVCGRLKKEDLAEVRDRSGQIRLTDALKELGGDPDHLERARIRPGGISCFLEAHNELGRQLESAGRRISGVSMITGLYREKVRITGEANHAGTTMMQDRRDASLALDEMALALERAARERRSPNVTATMGYVKLSPNEANIIPGSAEGVIDIRTSKEEDLNALLAALDAASAECGRKRKVRVERECILSQKAQPMDGEIAEAVQRGIRAVDEPPGSVISMAGHDAANMQRIAPSGMIFVRSVGGYGHCRREYCREEDMEKAANAMLETIRILDEQMED, from the coding sequence ATGAACACAGCACTGAACACGGCGGAAGTTCCGATGGCGGTTCGGGACGGCGGAGAAGGACGTCTCCGGATCTGTATGGAGCGGTTTATGGCGGACTTCAACGCGATGGCGTCATTCGGCCGGAATCAGAACGGCGGAATTGACCGGTCCTTCGCGTCGCCTGAGGACAGGCGGGTGAGACAGTGGATCCTCGGACGCTGGCGGGCGATGGGACTCGAGGTTTCCGTTGACCCGATCGCCAATCTCTGGGGAAGACTTGAGGGGGAGGAAAATCTTCCGCCGATCGTGATCGGATCGCATCACGACGCGGTTCCGGACGGAGGCAGGTACGACGGCGCGATGGGCGTCATGATGGCCACGGAGGCGGCGAGAACCCTCATCGAAAACGGCGTCCGTCTCCGCCATCCGCTCTGCCTGATCTCCTTCACAGCAGAGGAACCGAATACGTTCAACCTCTCGACGCTCGGAAGCAAGGTGGTCTGCGGGAGGCTGAAGAAGGAGGATCTGGCGGAGGTCAGGGACCGGAGCGGTCAGATCAGGCTGACCGACGCGCTGAAGGAGCTGGGCGGGGATCCGGACCATCTGGAACGCGCACGGATCCGGCCGGGCGGGATTTCCTGTTTCCTCGAAGCGCACAACGAGCTCGGCCGGCAGCTCGAAAGCGCCGGGAGACGGATCAGCGGCGTGTCCATGATCACCGGACTCTACCGTGAGAAAGTCCGAATCACGGGGGAAGCCAATCACGCGGGCACCACGATGATGCAGGACCGGAGGGACGCGTCCCTCGCGCTCGACGAGATGGCGCTGGCGCTGGAGAGGGCGGCGCGCGAGCGCCGTTCCCCGAACGTCACCGCGACGATGGGCTATGTGAAGCTCAGTCCCAACGAGGCGAACATCATCCCGGGGAGCGCGGAAGGCGTGATCGATATCCGGACCTCGAAGGAGGAGGACCTGAACGCGCTGCTTGCGGCGCTCGACGCCGCTTCGGCGGAATGCGGCAGGAAGCGGAAGGTCCGGGTGGAAAGGGAGTGCATTCTTTCCCAGAAGGCGCAGCCGATGGACGGAGAAATCGCGGAGGCGGTTCAGAGAGGCATCCGGGCTGTGGACGAACCGCCGGGCTCCGTGATCAGTATGGCGGGCCATGACGCCGCCAATATGCAGCGCATCGCGCCGTCCGGCATGATCTTTGTGAGGAGCGTCGGGGGGTACGGCCACTGCCGCAGGGAATACTGCAGGGAAGAGGACATGGAGAAAGCGGCCAACGCGATGCTGGAAACGATTCGGATTCTGGATGAGCAGATGGAGGACTGA
- a CDS encoding urocanate hydratase encodes MNENAMTITLDDELPEMPKFVEGIRRAPSRGFRLTEAQTEIALKNALRYINPKYHEQLIPEFLDELYTRGRIYGYRFRPEGRIYGKPIDEYKGKCIEGKAFQVMIDNNLDFEVGLYPYELVTYGETGSVCQNWMQYRLIKKYLENLTQDTTLVVESGHPLGLFRSRPEAPRVTITNALMVGEFDNLHDWEIAEEMGCANYGQMTAGGWMYIGPQGIVHGTYNTLLNAGRLKLGIPNEGDLAGRLFISSGLGGMSGAQPKAIEIAKGVGIIAEVDFSRIQTRLDQGWVSEWSDDLESCFATARKYMEEKKPRSIAYYGNIVDLLQYAVDHEIHVDLCSDQTSCHAAYEGGYCPQGLTFEERTAMLSENPEKYRELVDLSLRRHYALIKTLVNRGTYFFDYGNSFLKSVYDAGVKEISKNGVDDKDGFILPSYVEDIMGPQLFDYGYGPFRWVCLSGKQSDLIKTDHAAMACIDVNRRYQDRDNYNWIREAEDNHLVVGTQARILYQDAVGRVNIALKFNEMVRNREIGPVMMGRDHHDVSGTDSPFRETSNIKDGSNVMADMAVQCYVGNAARGMSLVALHNGGGVGIGKAVNGGFGLVLDGSERVDQVIRSGLLWDVMGGVARRNWARNEHSMETSVEYNRKYEGQSQITIPYLADDEMVHDAVKKHFAQ; translated from the coding sequence ATGAACGAAAACGCAATGACGATCACACTGGATGACGAACTCCCCGAGATGCCGAAGTTTGTGGAGGGGATTCGCAGAGCGCCGTCGAGAGGCTTCCGGCTGACGGAGGCGCAGACGGAAATCGCGCTGAAGAATGCGCTGCGCTATATCAATCCGAAATATCATGAACAGCTGATTCCGGAGTTCCTCGACGAGCTCTACACGAGAGGCCGCATCTACGGCTACCGGTTCCGCCCGGAGGGCCGGATCTACGGAAAGCCGATCGACGAGTACAAGGGCAAGTGTATCGAGGGCAAGGCCTTCCAGGTGATGATCGACAACAATCTTGATTTTGAGGTCGGTCTGTATCCCTACGAACTTGTCACCTACGGCGAGACCGGAAGCGTCTGTCAGAACTGGATGCAATACCGGCTCATCAAAAAATATCTCGAGAACCTCACACAGGACACGACGCTGGTGGTGGAGAGCGGCCATCCGCTGGGGCTGTTCCGTTCGAGACCGGAAGCGCCGAGAGTCACGATCACCAACGCGCTGATGGTCGGTGAATTTGACAATCTGCATGACTGGGAAATCGCCGAGGAGATGGGATGCGCCAATTACGGCCAGATGACCGCCGGCGGGTGGATGTACATCGGGCCGCAGGGAATCGTTCACGGCACCTACAACACGCTGCTGAATGCCGGCCGTCTGAAGCTCGGGATTCCGAATGAGGGAGATCTCGCCGGAAGGCTCTTCATCTCGTCGGGACTCGGCGGGATGAGCGGCGCGCAGCCCAAGGCCATCGAGATCGCCAAGGGCGTCGGCATCATCGCGGAGGTGGATTTTTCAAGGATCCAGACACGGCTGGATCAGGGCTGGGTTTCCGAGTGGTCGGACGATCTTGAGAGCTGCTTCGCCACGGCACGGAAGTATATGGAGGAGAAAAAGCCCCGTTCCATCGCCTATTACGGCAACATCGTCGACCTGCTTCAGTACGCAGTGGATCATGAGATTCACGTTGATCTCTGTTCCGACCAGACATCCTGCCACGCGGCGTATGAAGGCGGCTACTGTCCGCAGGGGCTGACGTTCGAGGAACGCACGGCGATGCTTTCCGAGAATCCTGAGAAATACCGTGAGCTGGTGGATCTTTCTCTCCGCAGGCATTATGCGCTGATCAAGACGCTGGTGAACCGCGGCACCTATTTCTTTGACTACGGCAACTCCTTCCTCAAATCCGTGTATGATGCCGGCGTGAAGGAGATTTCGAAGAACGGCGTGGACGACAAGGACGGTTTCATCCTTCCTTCCTATGTGGAGGACATCATGGGACCGCAGCTGTTTGACTACGGGTACGGCCCGTTCCGCTGGGTCTGCCTGTCCGGCAAGCAGTCGGATCTGATCAAGACGGATCACGCGGCGATGGCCTGCATCGACGTGAACCGCCGCTATCAGGACCGTGATAACTACAACTGGATCAGGGAGGCGGAGGACAATCATCTCGTCGTCGGCACACAGGCGAGAATCCTCTATCAGGATGCCGTGGGCCGCGTCAACATCGCTCTCAAATTCAACGAGATGGTCCGGAACCGCGAGATCGGCCCGGTGATGATGGGACGTGACCACCACGATGTCTCGGGTACGGATTCGCCGTTCCGCGAAACCTCGAACATCAAGGACGGCTCCAACGTGATGGCGGATATGGCCGTACAGTGCTATGTCGGCAATGCGGCCCGCGGCATGAGCCTTGTGGCGCTTCATAACGGCGGCGGCGTCGGGATCGGCAAGGCGGTCAACGGCGGCTTCGGACTCGTTCTGGACGGCTCCGAGCGCGTCGATCAGGTGATCCGGAGCGGACTGCTATGGGACGTCATGGGCGGCGTGGCCAGAAGAAACTGGGCGCGGAACGAGCACTCCATGGAGACATCGGTCGAATACAACCGGAAATATGAGGGACAGAGTCAGATCACCATTCCGTATCTGGCGGATGATGAGATGGTTCATGACGCGGTGAAGAAGCACTTCGCGCAGTGA
- a CDS encoding ABC transporter substrate-binding protein — protein MREKKLAALGLAFITAFSLAGCGSAAATGTASSSVASSAAGKTAASGKSSGDDKAPLIVGSKDFTESIVLGEIYAEAFEDNDVPVKRQLKLGSQVIHDSIKAGDVEFYPEYTGTGLNYLHSEFPKNKDYDIVFDPQKIYDNTKAGYEKEYGITWLKPSDVNDSEGLAASRSAVKKYGLSTFSDAWEHSADLKLAGNGEFFDEESTYPHLVEVYGKDQFKHVTMDHTLEFQAAKSGDVDVISVYTTEGNLESDDYVVLKDDKQAWCTYWICPIIRDDALARWPKAQAIADAVTATLTDKNVIKMNADVDIDGEDYEDVAHDYYDSIKDKVAKAVADE, from the coding sequence ATGAGAGAGAAGAAACTGGCTGCCCTGGGGCTCGCATTCATCACCGCGTTTTCTCTTGCCGGATGCGGAAGCGCCGCTGCCACCGGCACGGCGTCATCGTCTGTCGCTTCGTCCGCGGCCGGCAAAACCGCCGCGTCCGGGAAATCCTCCGGAGATGACAAGGCTCCTCTGATCGTGGGCTCGAAGGACTTCACGGAATCCATTGTGCTGGGCGAAATTTACGCGGAGGCTTTTGAGGATAACGACGTTCCCGTCAAGCGGCAGCTGAAGCTCGGCTCCCAGGTGATCCATGATTCCATCAAGGCCGGCGACGTGGAGTTCTATCCCGAATACACCGGAACCGGACTGAATTACCTTCACTCGGAGTTCCCGAAGAACAAGGACTACGATATTGTATTTGATCCGCAGAAAATCTACGACAACACCAAAGCCGGGTATGAGAAGGAATACGGCATCACATGGCTGAAGCCGTCTGACGTCAATGATTCGGAGGGGCTCGCGGCCTCCAGGAGCGCGGTGAAGAAGTACGGGCTTTCCACCTTCTCTGACGCGTGGGAACACTCGGCGGATCTGAAGCTCGCCGGGAACGGAGAGTTCTTCGACGAGGAATCAACCTATCCGCATCTTGTGGAGGTGTACGGAAAGGATCAGTTCAAGCACGTCACGATGGACCATACGCTTGAGTTCCAGGCCGCGAAGAGCGGGGACGTGGATGTGATTTCCGTCTACACAACCGAGGGCAATCTCGAGTCGGACGATTACGTTGTGCTGAAGGACGACAAGCAGGCGTGGTGCACCTACTGGATCTGCCCGATCATCCGCGACGACGCGCTGGCGCGCTGGCCGAAGGCCCAGGCGATCGCGGATGCCGTCACGGCGACCCTCACCGACAAAAACGTGATCAAGATGAACGCCGATGTGGATATCGACGGCGAGGATTACGAGGACGTCGCGCACGACTACTATGACTCCATCAAGGACAAGGTTGCGAAGGCAGTCGCCGATGAATGA
- a CDS encoding 4Fe-4S binding protein, producing MNDAFSEIFGVPEAAEPFLSLMVPEPFRRLIASLGASFTEADAAGFLRVPQEEAGRVLEEGYHLSILDRDPERPDLFRAGSFYDRLGVFCQYEPEKWYSVPRVFRDQINRWYMDEYIRRNQPLFENGTRKDLALPLEETLAFIDRLDGPFTVRPCDCRNIFDNCRHMRETCIGIGPAGVNSSADRGQAREITKEEAKELVRACDKDGLMHTVDASGHAICNCCGDCCFEYRSALETGKIGPGPGSYITTLYIAEWDRTRCVNCGLCAKRCHLAAFTKLDGEVAFHPERCAGCGICSTACPKKAIVMKRRDEE from the coding sequence ATGAATGACGCATTTTCTGAGATCTTCGGTGTTCCGGAAGCAGCAGAGCCGTTTCTTTCCCTGATGGTTCCGGAACCCTTCCGGAGACTGATCGCTTCCCTCGGCGCGTCGTTTACGGAGGCGGACGCGGCCGGATTCCTGAGGGTTCCTCAGGAGGAAGCGGGCCGTGTTCTTGAGGAAGGCTATCATCTGAGTATTCTGGACCGGGACCCGGAGCGGCCGGACCTCTTCAGAGCCGGAAGCTTCTATGACCGGCTCGGGGTGTTCTGCCAGTACGAACCGGAGAAGTGGTATTCCGTTCCGCGCGTATTCCGCGATCAGATCAACCGCTGGTATATGGACGAATACATCCGCCGGAACCAGCCGCTGTTTGAGAACGGAACGCGGAAGGATCTGGCGCTTCCGCTTGAGGAGACGCTGGCCTTCATCGACCGGCTGGACGGCCCGTTCACGGTGCGTCCCTGCGACTGCCGGAACATTTTCGACAACTGCCGTCATATGCGGGAGACATGCATCGGGATCGGACCGGCGGGCGTCAATTCCTCCGCGGACCGGGGACAGGCGCGTGAGATCACGAAGGAAGAGGCGAAGGAGCTTGTCCGGGCCTGCGACAAAGACGGGCTGATGCATACGGTGGACGCTTCCGGACACGCAATCTGCAACTGCTGCGGGGACTGCTGCTTCGAATACCGGTCCGCGCTCGAGACGGGAAAGATCGGTCCCGGACCGGGCAGCTATATCACGACGCTCTATATCGCGGAATGGGACCGGACGCGATGCGTGAACTGCGGGCTGTGCGCGAAGCGGTGTCATCTCGCCGCCTTCACGAAGCTCGACGGAGAGGTGGCGTTTCATCCGGAGCGGTGCGCGGGATGCGGAATCTGCTCGACGGCCTGTCCGAAGAAAGCCATTGTCATGAAACGGCGTGATGAGGAGTGA
- a CDS encoding HAL/PAL/TAL family ammonia-lyase has translation MKLPAAMCQDVILDERDLTPEQYIAVVLGGARLGFGEQFVSRIQASRDIVERFLREERPVYGVTTGVGANVRYSVPEEEAAKLQENIIRTHAVSVGSPMSEEETRGMILSIICNLGHGCSGVRPVLIERLRDYLNLRLVPYVPRDGSVGYLAPEAHMALTLVGEGSFLRDGKRTPAREVLRERHLPPLTLGCKEGLALITGTTSADAYGLTAVYRAQLALGNAVIAGCMTFEALHATVNALDAEAQSRKRYPEQQHAAALMRSILSGSGICGKYRDSHVQDACAVRTMPQIFGAAERTFSDAEKTFVQEMQSCSDNPLILPTEDGSGRAAMNGNFDGSFIAMYADLLSIGIAKTAGLAERLTDRLMNFHLNEGLPAFLVPDPGVNNGFMIVQYTQAALVSELKLLAVPASVDSVSTCAGQEDPVSMAYRACQKAYEASDKLLDIVAMWILCAAQAEDLRADEEKGSAVLEAVRKKIRECIPFVTEDVSLYPMIESAQRLVRSGALIEEVQKRIGPMTL, from the coding sequence ATGAAGCTTCCGGCTGCGATGTGTCAGGATGTCATACTGGATGAACGGGATCTGACGCCGGAACAGTATATAGCGGTCGTGCTCGGCGGCGCACGGCTCGGATTCGGAGAGCAATTCGTTTCGAGGATCCAGGCGTCGCGTGACATTGTGGAACGCTTTCTCAGGGAGGAGCGGCCGGTCTACGGCGTGACGACCGGCGTCGGCGCGAACGTCCGGTATTCCGTGCCGGAGGAAGAGGCAGCGAAGCTGCAGGAAAACATCATCCGCACGCACGCGGTGTCCGTCGGCTCCCCGATGTCCGAGGAAGAGACGAGGGGCATGATTCTCTCCATCATCTGCAATCTGGGACACGGATGCTCGGGTGTGCGTCCCGTGCTCATCGAGAGACTGAGGGATTATCTGAATCTCCGCCTTGTGCCGTATGTGCCGCGCGACGGTTCGGTCGGTTATCTCGCGCCGGAGGCGCATATGGCGCTGACCCTGGTCGGAGAGGGATCGTTCCTTCGGGACGGAAAGAGAACTCCGGCGCGGGAGGTCCTCCGGGAGCGGCATCTTCCTCCGCTTACGCTGGGATGCAAGGAGGGACTGGCACTGATTACGGGGACCACCTCGGCGGACGCGTACGGGCTGACGGCCGTGTACAGGGCGCAGCTGGCGCTCGGGAACGCGGTGATCGCCGGGTGCATGACCTTCGAGGCGCTTCACGCGACCGTCAACGCACTCGACGCGGAGGCGCAGAGCCGGAAGCGGTATCCGGAGCAGCAGCACGCGGCAGCTCTGATGAGAAGCATCCTCTCCGGAAGCGGGATCTGCGGGAAATATCGGGACAGCCATGTGCAGGACGCCTGCGCGGTCCGCACGATGCCGCAGATCTTCGGCGCGGCGGAGCGGACGTTCTCGGACGCCGAGAAGACGTTTGTTCAGGAAATGCAGTCCTGCTCCGATAACCCGCTGATTCTTCCCACGGAGGACGGAAGCGGAAGAGCGGCGATGAACGGCAATTTTGACGGATCCTTCATCGCGATGTACGCGGATCTCTTATCCATCGGCATCGCGAAAACAGCGGGGCTTGCCGAGCGCCTCACGGACCGGCTGATGAATTTCCATCTGAATGAGGGGCTTCCGGCGTTTCTTGTGCCGGATCCGGGCGTCAACAACGGCTTTATGATCGTGCAGTACACGCAGGCCGCGCTCGTCTCCGAGCTGAAGCTTCTCGCGGTGCCGGCGTCGGTCGATTCGGTCAGCACCTGCGCCGGCCAGGAGGACCCGGTTTCGATGGCGTACCGGGCATGCCAGAAAGCGTATGAAGCTTCGGACAAGCTGCTTGACATCGTCGCGATGTGGATTCTCTGCGCGGCGCAGGCAGAGGATCTGAGAGCGGATGAGGAAAAAGGATCGGCTGTTCTCGAAGCCGTCCGGAAGAAAATCCGGGAATGCATTCCTTTCGTCACAGAAGATGTCAGTCTGTATCCGATGATCGAGTCGGCGCAGCGTCTTGTCCGGAGCGGCGCGCTGATCGAAGAGGTGCAGAAGAGGATCGGACCGATGACGCTGTAG